In Zobellia roscoffensis, the following are encoded in one genomic region:
- the ybeY gene encoding rRNA maturation RNase YbeY → MIEFHYKTDFALETEDKYVDWLKAVIDSEEGELSQIDYVFCSDEEVLEMNEKYLNHNTYTDILTFDYTEGKRVGGDIFISVDRVKENAKEFNTPFEEEMRRVMAHGVLHLFGFKDKSDLEVKTMRHKEDEKIKMFHVEH, encoded by the coding sequence ATGATTGAGTTTCACTATAAGACGGATTTTGCTTTAGAAACGGAGGATAAATATGTAGATTGGTTGAAAGCCGTTATAGATTCTGAAGAAGGAGAATTGAGTCAAATAGATTATGTTTTTTGTTCAGATGAAGAGGTTCTCGAGATGAATGAAAAATATCTTAATCACAATACCTATACAGATATTTTGACGTTTGATTATACAGAGGGAAAGCGTGTTGGTGGCGATATTTTTATTTCTGTTGATAGAGTGAAGGAGAATGCAAAGGAATTCAATACTCCTTTTGAAGAAGAAATGCGTAGAGTTATGGCGCATGGAGTGCTACATCTTTTTGGATTTAAAGATAAATCTGATTTAGAAGTTAAAACAATGCGGCACAAAGAAGACGAAAAGATTAAAATGTTCCACGTGGAACATTAA